In the genome of Limnothrix sp. FACHB-406, one region contains:
- a CDS encoding glycosyltransferase family 2 protein, which yields MQFSIVIATYNRRRLLDRAIASALGQSYPCEVVVVDDCSRDDTPEWVAQLQLSLPIERRAQLVYWRNSINQGHSASVNRGVELAKGDWVKLLDDDDYLDPNCIAEFVRAIRIHDQRCGKGLRPPAALCSCQALQVDLQGNEMGHTPRTGPGLAYFIPQEDIHYGMLVEMVPFGTPVQVAFRRSAFLQARGWDSQFDTNFDDIDAWIRIAEYGDAIFLNQCLAYRTVWDGAYNRQFSFDRRFDTNWSIKQKIHGLVNERFQQQLPESQAVQSYLRLHWGLVALKHYQWFKAFSIAAPSLLSARGWGLMLRTRLNRIFHALTWTYRDTQRYLKRRLQAWIRAQSPQSLLRGGWFKLRWQQMRFRLQLARQLWQQGFPLAALFVVKTVVMRWAIALWLDPLVRWAQRSPRRRAWLLRRAARLWRWLDRDLNFLNHLDHAQRRNSPRHFSAPRHPNHPRPLSDRIRNRLDHLNRLNRLNRLSRLSYLPTSNPLLALPAAPISSPPQPQPQPPKPPMTPRLRQWIDRLRFVQARQLWHQGRWLKSLALSMPLLFSPAIWGLMWQRGGRAMRRPKVRRFVLLDLPATPGDRPHPHP from the coding sequence ATGCAATTCAGTATCGTCATCGCTACCTATAACCGCCGTCGGCTGCTCGATCGGGCGATCGCCTCTGCCTTGGGGCAAAGCTATCCCTGTGAAGTCGTGGTGGTGGACGACTGTTCCCGGGACGATACCCCCGAATGGGTGGCTCAGTTGCAACTCAGCCTCCCGATCGAGCGACGCGCCCAATTGGTCTATTGGCGCAACAGCATCAATCAGGGCCATTCAGCCAGCGTGAACCGAGGTGTGGAGCTGGCCAAGGGCGACTGGGTGAAGTTGCTGGATGATGATGATTATCTTGATCCCAATTGCATTGCTGAGTTTGTGCGGGCAATTCGCATTCACGATCAACGCTGTGGCAAAGGTTTACGTCCACCCGCGGCCCTGTGCTCCTGCCAGGCCTTGCAGGTGGACTTACAGGGCAATGAAATGGGGCACACCCCTCGCACGGGGCCAGGTTTAGCCTATTTCATTCCCCAAGAGGATATTCACTACGGCATGTTGGTGGAGATGGTGCCGTTTGGTACGCCGGTGCAAGTGGCCTTTCGTCGATCGGCCTTTCTGCAAGCCCGGGGCTGGGACTCTCAGTTTGATACCAATTTTGATGATATTGATGCTTGGATTCGCATTGCTGAATATGGCGATGCCATTTTTTTAAATCAGTGCTTGGCCTATCGCACCGTCTGGGACGGAGCCTATAACCGGCAATTTTCGTTCGATCGCCGGTTTGACACCAATTGGTCCATTAAACAAAAAATTCACGGGCTGGTAAACGAACGGTTTCAGCAACAATTACCCGAAAGCCAGGCGGTTCAGTCCTATCTGCGCCTGCATTGGGGATTGGTTGCCCTTAAGCATTACCAATGGTTCAAGGCTTTCTCGATCGCCGCTCCCAGTTTGCTATCGGCTCGGGGATGGGGCCTGATGTTGCGGACTCGGCTGAATCGTATTTTCCACGCCCTTACCTGGACCTATCGAGACACCCAACGCTATCTGAAGCGCCGCCTTCAGGCCTGGATTCGGGCCCAGTCGCCCCAATCGCTGCTGCGGGGTGGGTGGTTCAAACTGCGCTGGCAACAAATGCGTTTTCGGTTGCAGTTGGCGCGGCAACTGTGGCAGCAGGGGTTCCCCCTGGCGGCTTTGTTTGTGGTGAAAACGGTGGTGATGCGTTGGGCGATCGCCCTGTGGCTCGATCCTTTGGTGCGCTGGGCCCAACGATCGCCCCGGCGACGGGCTTGGCTGCTGCGCCGTGCGGCCCGACTGTGGCGTTGGCTCGATCGGGACTTAAATTTTCTGAACCATTTAGATCATGCCCAGCGCCGAAACAGTCCCCGTCACTTCAGTGCGCCCCGTCATCCCAATCACCCTCGCCCCCTCAGCGATCGGATCAGGAATCGTCTTGATCACCTGAATCGCCTGAATCGCCTGAATCGCTTAAGTCGCCTGAGCTATTTGCCAACCAGCAATCCTTTGCTCGCGCTGCCCGCTGCCCCAATCTCCAGCCCACCACAACCGCAACCGCAACCGCCCAAACCACCCATGACCCCAAGGTTGCGCCAATGGATCGATCGACTGCGGTTCGTGCAAGCTCGCCAATTGTGGCATCAGGGGCGTTGGCTGAAATCTTTG